The Musa acuminata AAA Group cultivar baxijiao chromosome BXJ2-2, Cavendish_Baxijiao_AAA, whole genome shotgun sequence genome has a segment encoding these proteins:
- the LOC135606139 gene encoding BEL1-like homeodomain protein 4 isoform X1, translating into MESDIFNGSLSVFNHNLMILDSASSYVLSDSLVQSSLPHHNSHRQILQEVTDDIHLIRNDSMECSDVPSSRYINQTGNASCSIASLFSSTTCLPENIIRVDATSNLGFPPEELRVPISNNLPHSASPHCDFGIQHDPGLLASKNEATLFAELDYSKTCSVVHPSYHVTGSSGPGWNFHNSAPDGELCLRIGQSSVPDMGNVADQCSERIKSADNSNLPTDFGACNHAFRKSLHDFGSGMAREEATTHTEKFYSDVGSSGPVHFSLVLLRSKYLNAIQEVLGEAVSYALENASAAKMSFSSSCSSVREIPIPVSEELPLSFGQTEPLGSMDSGYSQEAKAQLLTLLQLVDHSYNHCLDQIQNAVTSFLCLSQSSTSENTPARFALHTVSSLYKSLRKRITSQILTIDQHPSIAWANENEGSYESSLIQKQWALRQLKKSGQQSWRPQRGLPEKSVSVLRAWLFENFLHPYPKDNEKHSLAIKSGLTKGQVSNWFINARVRIWKPMIEEMCAELNKKRADGGAGESRSHGNVGVQRLGSVSVE; encoded by the exons ATGGAGAGTGATATCTTCAATGGCTCACTATCTGTCTTTAATCATAACCTTATGATTCTTGATTCAGCATCATCATATGTGCTTTCAGATTCTCTTGTGCAATCGAGCTTACCACATCACAACAGCCATAGGCAAATATTGCAAGAAGTTACGGATGACATACACTTGATAAGAAATGATTCCATGGAATGCAGTGATGTTCCATCTTCTAGATATATCAATCAAACTGGAAATGCCTCATGTTCCATTGCTAGCCTTTTCTCTTCCACCACTTGTTTGCCTGAAAATATCATCAGGGTTGATGCAACCTCCAATTTAGGATTTCCACCAGAAGAATTGAGAGTTCCTATCTCCAACAATTTGCCACATTCAGCCTCACCACATTGTGATTTCGGTATACAACATGATCCCGGTCTCCTTGCATCTAAAAATGAAGCCACTTTGTTTGCTGAACTTGATTATAGTAAAACATGTAGTGTGGTTCATCCATCTTATCATGTAACAGGCAGCTCAGGTCCTGGTTGGAATTTCCATAACTCTGCTCCAGATGGTGAACTGTGTCTGAGAATTGGCCAGTCTTCAGTTCCAGACATGGGCAATGTTGCTGATCAATGCTCTGAACGAATTAAGTCAGCAGACAATTCAAACCTACCTACTGATTTTGGAGCCTGCAATCATGCTTTTCGGAAGTCCCTGCATGATTTTGGCTCAGGAATGGCACGAGAGGAGGCTACTACTCACACCGAGAAGTTTTATTCAGACGTTGGTTCTTCTGGTCCAGTTCATTTCTCCCTTGTATTGTTACGATCAAAATATCTCAATGCGATCCAAGAAGTTCTTGGTGAAGCTGTCTCTTATGCGCTAGAAAATGCTAGTGCGGCAAAGATGTCCTTTTCTTCAAGCTGCTCCAGTGTAAGGGAAATTCCAATACCTGTTTCAGAAGAACTTCCTCTTTCATTCGGACAAACTGAACCCCTCGGAAGTATGGATAGTGGATATTCTCAGGAAGCTAAAGCTCAGCTACTAACACTGCTTCAGTTG GTTGACCACAGTTACAACCACTGCTTAGACCAGATCCAGAATGCTGTAACATCATTCCTTTGCCTATCTCAGTCAAGCACATCTGAGAACACCCCTGCTCGCTTCGCACTGCACACAGTTTCTTCCCTCTACAAAAGCTTGAGGAAGAGAATTACTAGTCAGATTCTTACGATCGATCAACATCCAAGCATAGCATGGGCAAACGAGAACGAGGGAAGCTATGAGTCATCGCTGATCCAAAAGCAGTGGGCTCTGAGGCAGCTGAAGAAGAGTGGCCAACAATCTTGGAGACCCCAGAGGGGCTTGCCCGAAAAGTCGGTATCGGTCCTCCGAGCATGGTTGTTTGAGAATTTTCTGCATCC GTATCCTAAAGACAACGAGAAGCATTCGCTCGCGATCAAAAGCGGTTTGACAAAGGGCCAG GTGTCCAATTGGTTTATAAATGCTCGAGTTCGCATTTGGAAACCAATGATAGAGGAGATGTGTGCAGAACTCAACAAGAAGAGAGCAGATGGAGGGGCAGGTGAGAGTAGGAGCCATGGAAATGTTGGTGTGCAGAGGCTTGGCTCAGTATCAGTTGAATGA
- the LOC135606138 gene encoding uncharacterized protein LOC135606138: protein MAVAAFPSCGARRLNARPWLHAVRASASSPSPSASPLPPPPEIDALAALPRSDSAAAVPPTPRSFFPKRGQTLELVCESLAFKGKGVCKVADTAFVVMCDRALPGERFLGRVTRKKGSYAEATKLKTITPHRDAVEAPCQYASYCGGCKTQNLSYEAQVRAKEQQVRDLIVHVGRFSDKDPDFVAIFKPIVPCDLQFHYRNKMEFSFGAERWMPRDVSSGKEEQMEIGYALGLHAPGFFDKVLHVDKCLLQTEATNKVLAVIQDSWRDPKLGLSPYNVRTHAGFLKHLMLRTGRDVNTSNPEVMVNFVTSSYEPNLLKPLVDKISAIPEVVSVMNNVNTSVGNTSVGEEEYTLYGKSTITEMLRGLTFQISANSFFQTNSHQAEVLYKLIEDCAGLRGDSSEIVLDLFCGTGSIGLSLARRVKHVYGYEVVAEAISDARRNAKFNGIHNATFVQGDLNKINDSFGNDFPKPDIVISDPNRPGMHMKLIKYLLELQAPRIVYVSCNPSTLARDLDYLCHGLAEKGIRGCYHLRSVQPVDMFPHTPHIECVCLLELC, encoded by the exons ATGGCGGTGGCGGCGTTCCCCTCCTGCGGCGCTCGCCGCCTCAACGCCCGCCCATGGCTCCACGCCGTCCgcgcctccgcctcctccccctccccttcagcctctcccctccctcctccccctGAAATCGACGCCCTCGCAGCTCTGCCGCGCTCCGACTCCGCTGCTGCCGTTCCTCCCACTCCTCGCTCTTTCTTCCCGAAGCGTGGTCAGACTCTGGAACTCGTCTGCGAGTCCCTCGCCTTCAAGGGGAAGGGCGTCTGCAAGGTCGCGGACACCGCCTTCGTCGTCATGTGCGACCGCGCCCTCCCCGGCGAGCGCTTTCTCGGCCGCGTCACTCGCAAGAAAGGCAGCTACGCCGAG GCGACGAAATTGAAGACGATTACTCCGCACAGGGACGCGGTGGAAGCTCCGTGCCAGTATGCTTCCTACTGCGGAGGTTGTAAGACTCAGAATCTCTCATACGAGGCACAGGTTCGAGCCAAGGAGCAGCAAGTTAGGGATTTGATCGTTCACGTCGGGAGATTCTCGGACAAAGATCCTGACTTTGTTGCCATCTTTAAGCCCATCGTACCGTGTGATTTGCAATTCCACTACAGGAACAAG ATGGAATTCTCGTTTGGTGCTGAAAGATGGATGCCAAGAGATGTATCAAGCGGGAAGGAGGAACAGATGGAGATCGGTTATGCGTTGGGATTGCATGCCCCAGGTTTCTTCGATAAGGTCCTTCATGTCGACAAATGTTTATTGCAGACTGAAGCAACCAATAAG GTTCTTGCAGTTATTCAAGATAGTTGGAGAGATCCGAAGCTAGGCCTTTCCCCGTATAATGTTCGCACCCATGCTGGATTTCTTAAACATCTGATGCTAAGGACTGGAAG AGATGTCAATACTAGCAATCCGGAGGTTATGGTTAACTTTGTCACGTCAAGCTATGAACCTAATCTGTTGAAGCCTCTAGTTGACAAAATTTCAGCTATCCCTGAAGTG GTCAGTGTCATGAATAATGTAAACACATCAGTTGGTAATACGTCTGTAGGGGAAGAAGAATATACTCTATACGGTAAATCAACTATCACAGAGATGTTAAGAGGACTTACATTTCAGATATCAGCGAATTCTTTCTTCCAGACCAATTCTCATCAG GCAGAAGTCTTGTACAAGCTTATTGAGGACTGTGCTGGACTTAGAGGAGATAGCTCAGAAATTGTGCTTGATCTGTTTTGTGGAACAGGAAGCATTGGTTTGAGCCTTGCAAGAAG GGTTAAACATGTTTACGGGTATGAAGTAGTGGCTGAAGCAATCTCAGATGCACGAAGAAATGCTAAATTTAATGGCATTCATAATGCAACATTTGTTCAAGGAGATCTTAATAAAATCAACGATAGCTTTGGGAATGATTTTCCAAAACCTGACATTGTCATTTCAG ATCCTAACCGTCCGGGCATGCATATGAAGTTAATCAAATATCTACTTGAACTTCAGGCACCTCGTATCGTCTATGTCTCGTGTAACCCATCTACATTGGCACGTGATCTCGATTACCTCTGTCATGGTCTT GCTGAGAAAGGCATAAGAGGATGCTACCATTTGAGAAGTGTTCAGCCGGTTGACATGTTCCCACATACTCCTCACATCGAATGTGTCTGCTTGCTGGAGCTTTGTTGA
- the LOC103976582 gene encoding GDSL esterase/lipase At1g29670-like, translated as MAETPVWLLFMAFASLPLLPWCKGGDEAAVKGMFVFGSSLVDNGNNNFLRNSKARADYSPYGIDFPWGPSGRFSNGRNPVDVLGQLLMLPSLIPPFADPKTKGRRIVHGVNYASGGSGILDHTGSLTGEVMNLSSQIGNFEDKTLPELKAQLGNGGSRRVVANRFLSQYLFVVGTGGNDYLLNYFAGDAKNSTTLSEFTHDLVSILSSQLKKLYDLGARKFVLFSIQAMGCVPVVRANVPTAKGGCVEAMNEAAILFNSHLRRLADASRRRRMPGSFVVYVNSYKIIRDIINNPIRSGFSETSDACCELSSAMEDGRGILCRRGGRACGDRDSHVFFDGLHPTDAVNMRIAVKAYGSNLKAEAYPMNVGHLARLSM; from the exons ATGGCGGAAACACCGGTATGGCTACTCTTCATGGCCTTCGCCTCACTGCCGCTGCTTCCTTGGTGCAAAGGTGGCGACGAGGCGGCAGTGAAGGGGATGTTTGTGTTCGGGAGCTCGTTGGTGGACAACGGGAACAACAACTTCTTGAGGAACTCGAAAGCGAGGGCAGATTACTCGCCCTACGGGATCGACTTCCCTTGGGGTCCCTCGGGGAGGTTCTCCAATGGCAGAAATCCCGTCGACGTCCTCGGCCAGCTTCTGATGCTTCCTTCGCTGATACCGCCCTTCGCCGACCCCAAGACGAAGGGGAGAAGGATTGTTCATGGCGTCAACTACGCTTCCGGTGGCTCCGGGATCCTCGACCACACCGGTTCTCTGACC GGTGAAGTAATGAACTTGAGCAGCCAAATAGGGAACTTCGAGGACAAAACACTGCCTGAGTTGAAAGCTCAGCTTGGTAACGGCGGAAGCCGACGCGTCGTCGCGAACCGCTTCCTCTCCCAGTATTTATTCGTGGTTGGAACAGGTGGAAATGACTACCTCCTCAATTACTTCGCCGGCGATGCCAAGAACAGCACCACCTTGTCTGAATTCACCCACGACCTGGTTTCCATCTTGTCAAGCCAGCTCAAG AAGCTCTACGATCTTGGGGCGAGGAAATTCGTGCTGTTCTCGATTCAAGCCATGGGCTGCGTTCCGGTGGTGAGGGCGAACGTGCCCACGGCCAAGGGAGGCTGCGTCGAGGCCATGAACGAGGCCGCCATCCTCTTCAACTCCCACCTGAGACGGCTAGCCGACGCCTCTCGGAGGAGACGTATGCCCGGCTCCTTCGTGGTGTACGTCAACTCGTACAAGATCATCAGAGACATCATCAACAACCCCATTCGAAGCG GTTTCTCGGAGACGAGCGATGCGTGCTGCGAGCTGTCGTCGGCCATGGAAGACGGGAGAGGGATACTGTGCCGAAGAGGAGGGCGTGCCTGCGGCGATCGCGACTCCCATGTCTTCTTCGACGGGCTTCACCCTACAGATGCTGTCAATATGAGGATAGCAGTGAAGGCTTATGGATCTAATCTGAAGGCCGAAGCTTACCCCATGAACGTAGGACATTTAGCGAGGTTATCTATGTAG
- the LOC135606139 gene encoding homeobox protein ATH1-like isoform X2, translating into MESDIFNGSLSVFNHNLMILDSASSYVLSDSLVQSSLPHHNSHRQILQEVTDDIHLIRNDSMECSDVPSSRYINQTGNASCSIASLFSSTTCLPENIIRVDATSNLGFPPEELRVPISNNLPHSASPHCDFGSSGPGWNFHNSAPDGELCLRIGQSSVPDMGNVADQCSERIKSADNSNLPTDFGACNHAFRKSLHDFGSGMAREEATTHTEKFYSDVGSSGPVHFSLVLLRSKYLNAIQEVLGEAVSYALENASAAKMSFSSSCSSVREIPIPVSEELPLSFGQTEPLGSMDSGYSQEAKAQLLTLLQLVDHSYNHCLDQIQNAVTSFLCLSQSSTSENTPARFALHTVSSLYKSLRKRITSQILTIDQHPSIAWANENEGSYESSLIQKQWALRQLKKSGQQSWRPQRGLPEKSVSVLRAWLFENFLHPYPKDNEKHSLAIKSGLTKGQVSNWFINARVRIWKPMIEEMCAELNKKRADGGAGESRSHGNVGVQRLGSVSVE; encoded by the exons ATGGAGAGTGATATCTTCAATGGCTCACTATCTGTCTTTAATCATAACCTTATGATTCTTGATTCAGCATCATCATATGTGCTTTCAGATTCTCTTGTGCAATCGAGCTTACCACATCACAACAGCCATAGGCAAATATTGCAAGAAGTTACGGATGACATACACTTGATAAGAAATGATTCCATGGAATGCAGTGATGTTCCATCTTCTAGATATATCAATCAAACTGGAAATGCCTCATGTTCCATTGCTAGCCTTTTCTCTTCCACCACTTGTTTGCCTGAAAATATCATCAGGGTTGATGCAACCTCCAATTTAGGATTTCCACCAGAAGAATTGAGAGTTCCTATCTCCAACAATTTGCCACATTCAGCCTCACCACATTGTGATTTCG GCAGCTCAGGTCCTGGTTGGAATTTCCATAACTCTGCTCCAGATGGTGAACTGTGTCTGAGAATTGGCCAGTCTTCAGTTCCAGACATGGGCAATGTTGCTGATCAATGCTCTGAACGAATTAAGTCAGCAGACAATTCAAACCTACCTACTGATTTTGGAGCCTGCAATCATGCTTTTCGGAAGTCCCTGCATGATTTTGGCTCAGGAATGGCACGAGAGGAGGCTACTACTCACACCGAGAAGTTTTATTCAGACGTTGGTTCTTCTGGTCCAGTTCATTTCTCCCTTGTATTGTTACGATCAAAATATCTCAATGCGATCCAAGAAGTTCTTGGTGAAGCTGTCTCTTATGCGCTAGAAAATGCTAGTGCGGCAAAGATGTCCTTTTCTTCAAGCTGCTCCAGTGTAAGGGAAATTCCAATACCTGTTTCAGAAGAACTTCCTCTTTCATTCGGACAAACTGAACCCCTCGGAAGTATGGATAGTGGATATTCTCAGGAAGCTAAAGCTCAGCTACTAACACTGCTTCAGTTG GTTGACCACAGTTACAACCACTGCTTAGACCAGATCCAGAATGCTGTAACATCATTCCTTTGCCTATCTCAGTCAAGCACATCTGAGAACACCCCTGCTCGCTTCGCACTGCACACAGTTTCTTCCCTCTACAAAAGCTTGAGGAAGAGAATTACTAGTCAGATTCTTACGATCGATCAACATCCAAGCATAGCATGGGCAAACGAGAACGAGGGAAGCTATGAGTCATCGCTGATCCAAAAGCAGTGGGCTCTGAGGCAGCTGAAGAAGAGTGGCCAACAATCTTGGAGACCCCAGAGGGGCTTGCCCGAAAAGTCGGTATCGGTCCTCCGAGCATGGTTGTTTGAGAATTTTCTGCATCC GTATCCTAAAGACAACGAGAAGCATTCGCTCGCGATCAAAAGCGGTTTGACAAAGGGCCAG GTGTCCAATTGGTTTATAAATGCTCGAGTTCGCATTTGGAAACCAATGATAGAGGAGATGTGTGCAGAACTCAACAAGAAGAGAGCAGATGGAGGGGCAGGTGAGAGTAGGAGCCATGGAAATGTTGGTGTGCAGAGGCTTGGCTCAGTATCAGTTGAATGA